The genomic window CCCGTGCCCGAAGGGCTACGGGGGAGTCGGCGACCGACGACAACGCCGCAGATGCACGTGCCAGGGCACGCGAGCCCGGCAGGACCGACCGGGGAGGGTCGAGACCCCGCGCCCGTGCCCACGCGGTCCGATGTCGACGCCGTCGTGCTCGACTTCGACGGCACCCAGACCGACGACCGCGTCCTGATCGACTCGGACGGCCGCGAGCTCGTCGCCGTGCACCGCGGGGACGGCCTTGGTATCGCCGCGCTCCGCCGCGCCGGTCTGAAGCTGCTGATCCTCTCCACCGAACAGAACCCCGTGGTCGCCGCGCGCGCCCGGAAGCTCAACATCCCCGTTCTGCACGGCATCGACCGCAAGGACCTCGCCCTCAAGGAGTGGTGCGAGGAGAACGCGGTCGAGCCCGAGCGGGTCCTGTACGCCGGGAACGACGTCAACGACCTCCCCTGTTTCGGGCTCGTCGGCTGGCCCGTTGCCGTCGCGAGCGCGCACGACTCCGTGCGCGCCGCAGCCCGCGCCGTCACCACCACCCCAGGTGGCGCCGGCGCGATCCGTGAGATCGCCGCATGGCTCCTCGGTCCCACCCTCAACACCCCGACCCTGTAAGGAATCCCCAGATGAACTCCCGTCTGCGCACCCTCGGCAGCAAGACCGCGGGCCCCGGCCACCCCGTCTACGTCACCGGCGAGATCGGCATCAACCACAACGGCGACCTGAACAACGCCTTCGCGCTGATCGACGCCGCCGCCGAGGCCGGCTGTGACGCGGTCAAGTTCCAGAAGCGCACCCCGGAGATCTGCACCCCGCGCGACCAGTGGGACATCGAGCGCGACACGCCCTGGGGCCGGATGACGTACATCGACTACCGCCACCGCGTCGAGTTCGGCGAGGACGAGTACCGCCAGATCGACGAGCACTGCAAGAAGCGCGGCATCGACTGGTTCGCCTCCCCGTGGGACACCGAGGCCGTCGCCTTCCTGGAGAAGTTCGACGTCCCGGCCCACAAGGTCGCCTCCGCCTCGCTCACCGACGACGAGCTGCTGCGCGCCCTGCGCGCCACCGGCAAGACGGTCATCCTCTCCACCGGCATGTCGACCCCGAAGCAGATCCGCCACGCGGTCGAGGTCCTCGGCAGCGACAACATCCTGCTCTGCCACGCCACGTCGACCTACCCGGCCAAGGCCGAGGAGCTCAACCTGCGCGTGATCAACACCCTGATGCAGGAGTACCCGAACGTCCCGATCGGCTACTCCGGCCACGAGACGGGTCTGCAGACCACGCTCGCCGCCGTCGCCCTCGGTGCCGCCTTCGTCGAGCGCCACATCACCCTCGACCGCGCCATGTGGGGCTCCGACCAGGCCGCCTCCGTCGAGCCGGGCGGTCTGCAGCGCCTCGTCCGCGACATCCGCATCATCGAGGACGCCCTCGGTGACGGCGTCAAGAAGGTGTACGACTCCGAGCTCGCCCCCATGAAGAAGCTCCGCCGCGTCGCGGGCGTCGTCGCGGAGACCGAGCAGACCGAAACCGCCGCGGTCTGACGAGCATGGACCTCGCCTTCGTCGAGAGCCCCGTCCAGCTGCTGAACGTCCTGGAATGGGCCCACAGCAGGCCGGCGGAGCCGCTGCCGGGAGTCCCGGCGCAGCCCGCCGGCCCGGACCCGGACGAGCATGTCCGGGCCGGCCGGACGGGACCGGGCGGGCGCCCGGACGGCGCGGCGGCGATACGGGACCTCACCGTCGTCGTCCTGTCGCCCACCGACCCCATGTCGCGCGGTCAGCTGCGCCGCATGGCCGAGCTCGCCCGCGACGAAGGCTTCAAGGTCCGCTGGCAGGAGGCGCGCGACAACGCGGGCGCGCCCCTGCAGACGATCAGGGAGCTCGTCCCGCTGCTGCGCGCATCGGAGCGGGTCGTCATAGGCGATCCGTTCTCCCGCTATGTGCAGCTGCTGCTCACGCTGGCGGGGACGAAGGACCTGACCGTCGTCGACGACGGCACCGCCACCATGGAGTACGTCTCCCAGGTGGCCAGGGGCGAGCGGCTGGTCCGCTGGCACCGGCGCGGGCGGCGGGGGGCGCGTGAGCTTGTGCTCGCGCCGGTCTCCGCCGTCGCGCGCCGCCGTCTCTCGCCGTCACCCACCCGCGAGGTCGAGGTCTTCACCTCGATGCCCGTGGATCCGCCGGAGGGGATCACGGTCACCGCGAACACGTTCGCCTGGACCCGCTCCCGCTTCGGCCCGCCGCGCCTCACCCGGGGCGCGGACCTCGTCGGCACCTCCCTCGTGGAGACCGGGGTGGTCGACCCCGGGCAGTACGAGGAGGCGGTCGCGGCGCTCGCCGCCGAGCACGGCGCCACCCGCTACTTCGCGCACCGCCGTGAGAGCGCGGACAAGCTGCACAAGCTCGCCGAGCGCACCGGCCTGGAGATCGTCCGGCCCGATCTGCCGCTGGAGCTGATCGCCAGGCGCGGCCCGATAGGGCGTACCGTGCTCAGCTTCCCGTCCACCGTGGTGCACACCCTGCCGCTCGCCCTTGCGGGCACCGGGATCACGATCGCGGTCTGCGACATCGCACCCGAATGGCTCAGGGAGTCGGCGTCGCCGCGGGCCGAGGGCTTCCTGGCGGTGGTCACGGGCACGGCCCGGGACGTCCACCGCATCCCCGCCCCCGCCTGACCGGGACTTCCGCACGGCCCGACGCCGTGCGACCGCGCCCCTGTACGACCGGACCCGGCACCCGCACTGCCGGTGAGTTCCCGTCGTGTCCGCATCGTGGTACAGATCGCGTGAGCTTACCCACACCGGCGCACCGCTATGCATCGTCAGGCGATTTTTCTTACCCTAACGGGCTGAACTTTTGTTGATCTCGAGTTAGTTGGGACTCAAAGGGGCCTACCCTTCAACGGGTGAGCCAGTTGATGTCCCGCGACCCCGACGCCGTTCCCGATCTGGCCGGCGATGCCGGTGCCCTGCTGCCCGGCACGCTGCCCGACGCCCTGCGCGCGGAGCTGATCGCCTTCCGCCGGGACCTGCACATGCACCCCGAGCTCGGCAATCAGGAGTTCCGCACCACCGCCGCGCTCATGACGCGGCTGGAGGCCGCCGGGCTGCGGCCGCAGGTGCTCGCCACCGGCACCGGGCTCATGTGCGACATCGGGACCCCGGACGCCGCGCGCCCCATGCTCGCGATCCGCGCCGACATCGACGCCCTTCCCATCCCGGACACCAAGACCGGCGTGCCCTACCGCTCGACCGTGCCCGACCGCGCCCACGCCTGCGGCCATGACGTGCACACCACCACCGTCCTCGGCGCCGGTCTCGTCCTCGCCGAACTGGACAGGCAGGGTCTGCTGCCCGGCGCCGTACGGCTGATCTTCCAGCCCGCCGAGGAGGTGCTGCCCGGCGGCGCCGCCGACGCCATCGAGTCCGGCGTCCTGGACGGGGTCGGCCGGATCATCGCGGTCCACTGCGACCCCCGGGTCGACGCCGGCCGGATCGGGCTGCGCATCGGAGCCATCACCTCCGCCTGCGACCGGCTGGAGGTCACGCTCGACGGCCCCGGTGGCCACACCGCCCGGCCGCACCTCACCACCGACCTGGTCACCGCCGCCGCCAAGATCGTCACCGAGGTCCCCGCGGTGCTCTCCCGCCGCGTCGACGCCCGCGCCGGGCTCGCCGTCACCTGGGGGCGTATCGAGTCCGGCCACGCCTGCAACGTCATCCCGCAGCACGCCGAGCTCTCCGGCACCGTGCGCTGCCTGGACCTGCACGCCTGGCGCGAGGCCCCCGACCTGGTGCACGCCGCGATCGACGAGGTCGCCACCCTCCACCGCGCCAAGTCGCAGATCAACTACGTGCGCGGGGTCCCGCCCGTCGTCAACGACCCCGCCGTGACCGAGCTGCTGCGCGACGCCCAAGCCGCCCGCCGCGGACCGGATGCGATCGAGGACACCGAGCAGAGCCTCGGCGGCGAGGACTTCTCCTGGTACCTGGAGCACGTTCCGGGCGCCATGGCCCGGCTGGGAGTGCGCCCGCCGGGGTCGGGTGCGAGGCTGGATCTGCACCGGGGGGACTTCGATGTCGACGAGGACGCCATCGCGGTGGGCGTGGAGCTCTTCACCGCCGCGGCCTTGCTCGATGTGCACCGTTCGTAATCGGACAGTTCACCTTTCGTTCGCCGTTCGCGACGATCCGATAACAGCTGTCGAACTCATCTTTACCTGACATCTACGCGCGTTACGATCGCCCGCGAACCCAGCGCCGGAAGTGGCGCTTTCGGACAGGTTTTCAAAGGAGCCTCCCAGTGCGCCGGATCACCAGGATCGCCACCGTGGGCGTCGCGTCCGCGGCTCTCGCACTGTCCGCCACCGCGTGTGGCGGCAAAACGTCTTCCGAGGCCGGCTCGGAGAAGGGCGGCAGGGCCGCCATCGCCTACGACATCGGTGGCCGCGGCGACCAGTCGTTCAACGACGCCGCCTTCGCCGGCCTGGAGAAGGCCGAGAAGGACCTCGGCGTCAAGGGCACCGAGGCCGAGCCCAGCGAGGGCGAGGGCGACCCGGACAAGGTCCAGCGCCTCACGTCGCTGGCCCGCGCCGGCAACAACCCCGTGATCGGTGTCGGCTTCGCCTACGCCCCTGCCATCGCCGAGGTCGCGCCGAAGTTCCCGAACACCACCTTCGGCCTCATCGACGACACCTCGAAGACCGGCAAGAACATCGCCAACCTGGTCTTCAACGAGGAGCAGGGCTCCTACCTGGCCGGCGTCGCCGCCGCCAAGGTGACCAAGTCCAACACCGTCGGCTTCATCGGCGGCGTCGAGACCCCGCTGATCAAGAAGTTCGAGGCGGGCTTCGTCCAGGGCGTCAAGGACACCAACAAGGACGTCAACGTCAAGGTCCAGTACCTGACCCAGCCGCCGGACTTCGGTGGGTTCTCCAAGCCCGACCTGGGCAAGGCCGCCGCGCAGGGCCAGCTCGACGCCGGCGCCGACGTGATCTACGCCGCCGCCGGCCTGGCCGGCTCGGGCTCCATCGAGGCCGCCGCCAAGGCCAAGAAGTGGGCCATCGGCGTCGACTCCGACCAGTACAACCAGGCGGGTCTCGCCGAGTACAAGGACCACATCCTCACCTCGGTGACCAAGGACGTCTCGGACTCCGTGTTCAACCTGATCAAGTCCGTCGAGGACGGCAAGCCGCAGTCCGGCGAGGTCCGCTACGGCCTCGCCAAGGACGGCGTCGGCCTGGCCACCTCGAACCCGGCCTTCACCAAGATGACCGACGTCATCGCCGCGGTCGACAAGGCCAAGGCCGACATCACCGCCGGCAAGATCACGGTCAAGACCGCTCCGTAAGCGAGCGGCCGGAACCAGCGGTACGGGGTCCGGTCGGGTGGCGTGCAGCCGCCCTCCGGGCCCCGGGCCGGATTCCGGTTTCCGCATTTTGCTATTTGGGATCGCTACGCGCGTAGAACACTCTTGGGCGCGATACCTTCGCCCCCACCCCCTGCCCGCGAACGCCCCGGCCCCGCCCTGCCCACACCGCTTCCTGCTTCCCGCTTCTCGCTCCTTTCCCGCCAAGGAGAGTGCGTCATCAACGCGTCCAGTCCGTCATCGCCGCCGGCTGCTGCCGTAGAGCTGCACGGCATCACCAAGCGCTTCCCCGGCGTCGTCGCCAACCACGACATCGACATCACCATCCGCAAGGGCACCGTGCACGCCCTCGTCGGTGAGAACGGTGCCGGCAAGTCGACCCTGATGAAGATCCTCTACGGCATGCAGAAGCCGGACGAGGGCACCATCACCATCGACGGGAAGCAGGTCAGCTTCCACAGCCCGGCCGACGCCATCGCCACCGGCATCGGCATGGTCCACCAGCACTTCATGCTGGCCGACAACCTCACCGTGCTGGAGAACGTCGTCCTCGGCGGCGAGAAGCTCCACGGCATCGGCGCGAAGGCCCGCAGGAAGATCCAGGAGATCTCGGACGCGTACGGGCTGAACATCCGCCCCGACGTCCTGGTCGAACAGCTCGGCGTCGCCGACCGGCAGCGCGTGGAGATCCTCAAGGTCCTCTACCGCGGCGCCCGCACCCTCATCCTCGACGAGCCGACCGCCGTCCTGGTCCCGCAGGAGGTCGACGCGCTCTTCGACAACCTGCGCGAGCTCAAGGCCGAGGGCCTGACCGTCATCTTCATCTCCCACAAGCTGGGCGAGGTGCTGTCCGTCGCCGACGACATCACCGTCATCCGCCGCGGCACCACCGTGGGCACCGCCGACCCGCGCACCACCACGCCCAAGCAGCTCGCCGAGCTGATGGTCGGCAGCGAGCTGCCCTCGCCGGAGACCCGCGAGTCGACGGTCACGGACGTACCGATGCTCCAGGTCGACCAGCTGCACCTCAGCGAGACCGACCCCGACGGCGTCGTGCGCGCGGTCCTCGACCGCATCACCTTCACCATCCACAAGGGCGAGGTCATGGGCATCGCCGGAGTCGAGGGCAACGGCCAGACCGAGCTCATCGAGGCGCTGATGGGCATGCGCGACCCCGACGGCGGCGTCATCACCCTCGACGGCACCGACATCTCGCACGCGCCGACCCGCAAGCGCCGCGAGGACGGCATCGGCTACATCCCCGAGGACCGCCACCGGCACGGCCTGCTGCTGGAGTCCTCGCTCTGGGAGAACCGCATCCTCGGCCATGTCACCGAGCGCCCCAACAGCAAGCGGGGCCTGCTCGACCCCAAGGCCGCCCGCCGGGACACGGAGCGGATCGTGCGCGAGTACGACGTCCGCACCCCCGGCATCGAGGTCACCGCCGCGTCCCTCTCCGGCGGCAACCAGCAGAAGCTGATCGTCGGCCGCGAGATGAGCCACGCACCCAAGCTGCTCATCGCCGCCCACCCCACCCGCGGTGTGGACGTCGGCGCGCAGGCGCAGATCTGGGACCAGATCCGCGAGGCCCGCCGGGAGGGCCTGGCGGTGCTGCTGATCTCCGCCGACCTGGACGAGCTCATCGGGCTCTCCGACACCCTGCGGGTGATGTACCGCGGCCGTCTGGTCGCGGACGCCGACCCCGCCACGATCACCCCGGAGGAGCTGGGCTCGGCCATGACCGGCGCCGCCACCGGCCACCTTGAGCACCACGAGAACGGAACCGGTGAGGGCCGATGAAGAAGTTCGACAAGGACCGGCTGATCCTGGGCTTCGCCGGGCCGGCGCTCGCCCTGGTCGTGGCCTTCCTGCTCACCTCGGTGGTGCTGCTGCTCTCCGACCGCAACCCGGTCGAGCCGTACCAGCTGATGTTCGACACGGCCCAGTACACCGACGTGCAGGTCAACATCATCAACCAGACCGGCACGTACTACCTCGCCGCGCTGGCCGTCGCCATCGGCTTCCGGATGAACCTGTTCAACATCGGCGTCGACGGCCAGTACCGCCTCGCGGCGATGCTCGCCGCCGTCGTCGGTGCCAGCGTCGAGCTGCCCGGGCCGCTGCACGTCCTGCTGATCGTGCTCGTCGCCATGTTCGTCGGTGCCTTCTGGGCCGGCATCGCCGGAATCCTGAAGACCACCCGCGGTGTCAGCGAGGTCGTCTCCACGATCATGCTGAACGCCATCGCGACCAGCCTGATCGCCTGGATGATCCTGCCGGCCAACCTCGGCGTGCAGCCGGAGGGCTCCAACGACCTGACCACCGGCGAGATCGCCGCGTCCGGCTGGGCCCCCGGTGTGGAGCTCGAAGGCGGCACCATCTACGGCTTCACCTTCGTCGCCTTCGCGCTCGGCCTCGTCTACTGGTTCGTGCTCAACCGCACCCGCTTCGGCTTCGACCTGCGCGCCACCGGCGCCAGCGAGTCCGCCGCCCAGGCGAGCGGCGTCGACGCCAAGAAGATGGTCCTCACCGCCATGCTGATCTCCGGCGCGGTCGCCGGACTCGCCGGTATGCCGCTGCTGCTGGGCCAGACCCACACGTACAGCCTGAGCTTCCCGGTCGGTGTCGGCTTCACGGGCATCACCATCGCCCTCCTCGGCCGCAACAACCCGATCGGCATCTTCTTCGCCGCGCTGCTCATCTCCTTCCTGGAGAAGACGTCGGCCGACCTCGACCAGTACGGCTACGAGAAGGAGATCGCCACGATCATGCAGGGCCTGATCGTGATCTCGGTCGTCGTGTCCTACGAGCTCGTCCGCCAGTACGGGCTCCGCCGTCAGCAGCAGAAGGTCGGCGAGGAGCTTGCCGCCCAGGCCCGCATGAAGAAGGAGGACGTGGTCCTGTGAGCGACGCACGCAAGGCCGCCGGGCCGCTGACTACCACGAAAGCCGCACCTCTGCGCCGCGCGGGCGGAGATGGGGGCCCCTCCCAGGCGTCAGCTCTGGGGGAGAACGAGATGAGGACGGCATGAGCGAGTCCACGAGCACTGTTTCGGCCGCGGCGACCGCGCCGAAGATGGGCGGCGGACGCCGCAAGCTGTCCCTGCCCGTCGTCCTGCTGATCATCGCGGGCGGCCTCGCGCTGTTCTCACTGGTCCGCGTCATCAGCGGGGCCAACGACCTCACCTCGGTCGGCCAGGTCTCCGGCGCGCTCCAGCTGGCCGTGCCGATCGGCCTCGCCGGTCTGGGCGGTCTGTGGGCCGAGCGGGCGGGCGTCGTCAACATCGGCCTCGAAGGCATGATGATCCTCGGCACCTGGTTCGGCGCCTG from Streptomyces sp. FIT100 includes these protein-coding regions:
- a CDS encoding N-acetylneuraminate synthase family protein yields the protein MNSRLRTLGSKTAGPGHPVYVTGEIGINHNGDLNNAFALIDAAAEAGCDAVKFQKRTPEICTPRDQWDIERDTPWGRMTYIDYRHRVEFGEDEYRQIDEHCKKRGIDWFASPWDTEAVAFLEKFDVPAHKVASASLTDDELLRALRATGKTVILSTGMSTPKQIRHAVEVLGSDNILLCHATSTYPAKAEELNLRVINTLMQEYPNVPIGYSGHETGLQTTLAAVALGAAFVERHITLDRAMWGSDQAASVEPGGLQRLVRDIRIIEDALGDGVKKVYDSELAPMKKLRRVAGVVAETEQTETAAV
- a CDS encoding amidohydrolase; this translates as MSRDPDAVPDLAGDAGALLPGTLPDALRAELIAFRRDLHMHPELGNQEFRTTAALMTRLEAAGLRPQVLATGTGLMCDIGTPDAARPMLAIRADIDALPIPDTKTGVPYRSTVPDRAHACGHDVHTTTVLGAGLVLAELDRQGLLPGAVRLIFQPAEEVLPGGAADAIESGVLDGVGRIIAVHCDPRVDAGRIGLRIGAITSACDRLEVTLDGPGGHTARPHLTTDLVTAAAKIVTEVPAVLSRRVDARAGLAVTWGRIESGHACNVIPQHAELSGTVRCLDLHAWREAPDLVHAAIDEVATLHRAKSQINYVRGVPPVVNDPAVTELLRDAQAARRGPDAIEDTEQSLGGEDFSWYLEHVPGAMARLGVRPPGSGARLDLHRGDFDVDEDAIAVGVELFTAAALLDVHRS
- a CDS encoding BMP family protein; translated protein: MRRITRIATVGVASAALALSATACGGKTSSEAGSEKGGRAAIAYDIGGRGDQSFNDAAFAGLEKAEKDLGVKGTEAEPSEGEGDPDKVQRLTSLARAGNNPVIGVGFAYAPAIAEVAPKFPNTTFGLIDDTSKTGKNIANLVFNEEQGSYLAGVAAAKVTKSNTVGFIGGVETPLIKKFEAGFVQGVKDTNKDVNVKVQYLTQPPDFGGFSKPDLGKAAAQGQLDAGADVIYAAAGLAGSGSIEAAAKAKKWAIGVDSDQYNQAGLAEYKDHILTSVTKDVSDSVFNLIKSVEDGKPQSGEVRYGLAKDGVGLATSNPAFTKMTDVIAAVDKAKADITAGKITVKTAP
- a CDS encoding ABC transporter ATP-binding protein, whose translation is MPTPLPASRFSLLSRQGECVINASSPSSPPAAAVELHGITKRFPGVVANHDIDITIRKGTVHALVGENGAGKSTLMKILYGMQKPDEGTITIDGKQVSFHSPADAIATGIGMVHQHFMLADNLTVLENVVLGGEKLHGIGAKARRKIQEISDAYGLNIRPDVLVEQLGVADRQRVEILKVLYRGARTLILDEPTAVLVPQEVDALFDNLRELKAEGLTVIFISHKLGEVLSVADDITVIRRGTTVGTADPRTTTPKQLAELMVGSELPSPETRESTVTDVPMLQVDQLHLSETDPDGVVRAVLDRITFTIHKGEVMGIAGVEGNGQTELIEALMGMRDPDGGVITLDGTDISHAPTRKRREDGIGYIPEDRHRHGLLLESSLWENRILGHVTERPNSKRGLLDPKAARRDTERIVREYDVRTPGIEVTAASLSGGNQQKLIVGREMSHAPKLLIAAHPTRGVDVGAQAQIWDQIREARREGLAVLLISADLDELIGLSDTLRVMYRGRLVADADPATITPEELGSAMTGAATGHLEHHENGTGEGR
- a CDS encoding ABC transporter permease codes for the protein MKKFDKDRLILGFAGPALALVVAFLLTSVVLLLSDRNPVEPYQLMFDTAQYTDVQVNIINQTGTYYLAALAVAIGFRMNLFNIGVDGQYRLAAMLAAVVGASVELPGPLHVLLIVLVAMFVGAFWAGIAGILKTTRGVSEVVSTIMLNAIATSLIAWMILPANLGVQPEGSNDLTTGEIAASGWAPGVELEGGTIYGFTFVAFALGLVYWFVLNRTRFGFDLRATGASESAAQASGVDAKKMVLTAMLISGAVAGLAGMPLLLGQTHTYSLSFPVGVGFTGITIALLGRNNPIGIFFAALLISFLEKTSADLDQYGYEKEIATIMQGLIVISVVVSYELVRQYGLRRQQQKVGEELAAQARMKKEDVVL